GCACGGACGTGCGTCCGGAGTTTGACCGGGGCGCGGTTGTGGCCTGGCTGCTGGCCAACGACAGGATCGAAGTGCCCACGCGTGTCAGGCTGCCTCGGCCGTCGGCGGGCCGTCAGTCTTCGTCTGGTAGTGGGACGTGGCCTGCCGTCTTCTGCACCGTGGCCTCCAGTTCGTCGCGGTCCAGACCGATCGTCTCTGCGTAGTGGTCCAGGGCCGTATCCAGCAGCCACCAGGGCTCGCGCGCGTCTTCCCAGGCGTCCCGCCAGGTCACGTGTTGCACGTCGGTCCATTGAGCTGCGTTGCCGAGTTCGGCCTGAAGGCGCGTCAACTCGGCGTGCAGTTCGTCGGTTGCTTCCTGCAGCTCGATCAGTTCGTCCAGTACATCGGGTTCGATTTCCATTCCGGGACTTTAGGCGTCAAGATCCTGCCGGCTCGCAGTGCCGCCGGCCGTTAGGGCTCGTCCGGCGGATCATGGGCCGAGCCAGGGCCGGACCGAGGCGAGGGCCGGCCAGCGCCCTAATCGTGTTGACCGCACCCGGCAGGCAATGCTGGAGTCGGCACGTGGACAGCATCCCCGCCAACCGGCGGCTCTGGAACCGGATCAGCAGCGCCTACCAGCACGAGCACGACCCGCAAATCGGCGCCGCACCCCGGCTGTGGGGCATGTACTCCATCCCCGACGCGCACCTGCACGCCCTGGGCGACGTCACCGGCAAGCGCGTCCTCGAACTCGGCTGCGGCGCTGGCCAGTGGTCCAGGGCGCTCGCCGCCGAGGGCGCCACCGTGGTCGGGCTCGATCTGTCTGAGGCCCAACTCGCCGCAGCGGCACGCGCGATGGGAGCGGCCCGCTACCCGCTGGTGCAGGGCGCCGCCGAACAGCTCCCCTTCGCCGCAGACAGCTTCGACCTGGTGTTCTGCGACTTCGGTGGGCTCAGCTGGGCGCCCCCGCACCTGGCCGTCCCGCAGGCCGCACGCGTCTTGTGCCGAGGCGGGCGCCTGGTGTTCAACGTCACCAGCCCATGGTTCGAAGCTTGCTACGACGAAGCCGCCAGCCGCGCGACCACGACGCTGCAGCAGGACTACTTCGGGCTGAACACCATCGCCGAAGACGACGGCGCGACCAGCTATCAGCTCACCTACGGCGACTGGGTCAAGGTCCTGCGCGGCGCGGGTCTCATCATCGACGACCTCATCGAGCCGCGGCCCGAACTCGGAACACCCAACGGCTACAACGAAACCGACCCACCCGACTGGGCACACCGCTGGCCGGCGGAACTGCTCTGGGTAACACACAAACCGTAAGTTCCGCCGCGCCGAGACGTGAAGGCATCCCCTCGCCGGGCAGCTCGCAAGGGTTGTCCCGTAACTGATCTTTGAAGGGGGCTCCGAGTCTTTGCGACCATCAACCGCCGCTGCGATCAACAGGTGGCTCCCCCGTGTGGGGGATCGTGATCGTTCACACGGCCGACGCCCTGTCGTCGGAGGTTCGGCGAGGGTGGAGTCATGCCGATCAACTTTGCTCTGGGCGACACCGAGCGTCCGGTTCCGCGTTGGGCGCTCCGGTTCGCGAAGGCCCTTCCGTTTGTCGTCCTGCCGCACTGCCTGTGGCGGCTGCCGTTCGCCTTCGACTTCTCGATGGGAATGGTGGATCCGTCGGCACCGCCCATGCCGTGGTGGGTCCCGGCCTACGTGTTCGGGCTGAGCGTGCTCACCGAGGCACTGGCACTGCTCTGTACCGGCCTGGTCAGCGGGTGGGGCGAGAAAGTTCCGGACTGGGTGCCGCTGATCGGTGGTCGGCAGGTCGCACTGCTCGCCGCGATCATTCCGGCGGCCTTGGGCGGCCTGGGTCTGGTCGCGCTGTGGGACACCATGCCCCTTGCCTGGTTCGGTCTGCTGGGCTTTGAGGAGGTCGCCTTCAGTAACGGCTGGTGGATGGTCCTGGCACGCGTGTGCATCAGCCCGGTGATGCTGTGGGGCCCGATCGTGCTCGCCCTTACCTACGCCTACTACCGACGTCGCCGAGCTGTCTGACTCCCGCAGGCCGGGCCGGTGTGGGTGTGATGATCTTGGCGTGGCTGGTGTGATAACGGTGTCGGAACCGCCCTGGATAGCCCCGTTCACCGGGTTGAGCCCGCGTGCCTTCGGGAAGTTGGTGGGGCCTTGACCCCGGGTTTTGGACACCGGAGACACTTGGATCTTGATGGTCCAGGAGAACGGAGTCCCCGTGGGGATGAAGCACAATCCCGCCGAGTTCAAGGCAGACGCGGTCGCGTTGTACCGGTCGAGGCCAGGAGCAACGATCAGGTCGGTCGCTGGTGATCTCGGGGTGAACACCGAGACACTCCGGAACTGGATCCGGGCCGCCGACGGACGGTGTTCCGGCGCCCACTCCTCGCCGCCGGCCGCTGCCAAGGCGGGCGGTGACACCGTTCAGGCGGAGCTGGCCGCGGCCCTGAAGAGGATCCGCGAGCTGGAGGAGGAGCGCGACATCCTGCGCAAGGCGGCCCGGTATTTCGCCGGGGAGACGCGCTGGTGAACCGCTGCCAGTTCGTCCAGGATCACCAGCGCCGGTTCGGCGTGAAGCGGCTCTGCGGCATCCTCGGGATCTCCCGCTCGAGCTTCTACTACTGGCGCCGCACCGCGGCCGCAAGGGCGGTCCGGCAGATCGCCGAGGCCAAGCTCGCGGCCCGGATACGCACGGTCCACCAGGAATGCGACGGCACCTACGGTGCTCCCAGGATCACCGCCGAACTCCGCGACAAGGGTGAACGGCTCAACCACAAGCGCGTCGCGAGAATCATGCGGACCATCGGAGTCGAGGGAGTGCGTCTGCGTCGCCGGCACCGGACCACTGTCCCGGCCGCGGCGAAGGCCCCCGACCTGATCGGCCGGGACTTCACCGCGACGCAGGTGACGCTTTCCGCTGGCTGACCCGATACAACACCCGACGCCGGCACTCCTAACTCGGTCAGCGGTCTCCGATCGCCTTCGAGATCGCCTTCCAGCTGACGTCAACTACCCTGGCCCGAGCCGCATAGACGTGTTCAAAAACCGGGGTCAAGGCCCAGCACCGAGAAGGTGCGCGTTGATGCGCGATGCAGGACCCCTGCTACTGGCTGGCGCGACCGGCGCAGTCGTGCCCCGACCTTTCGGCGACAGCGCGCTGCGTCAGGACGCTGACGGCGGCCGCCGTCATAGGGTGACGATCAGGATGGCTGCCGCCGCGTTGCGGATCAGGGCGAGGAGGCAGCAGATCCCGCGGCCGCGTCGGGCCTGGGCCACGAAGCGTGCGCGACGGCCGACCACGTTGTGGACCTGCTCTCGGGCGCCCGTGAAGACCTGCTTCGCGAACTGAGGTGCCGCACGATGGGTTACCTCTCGTCGATCGCCATCTCAGGCGTGACGGCGACGCCCGTGTGGTGCGAGGTGGGGTGCCCGTCAGGCCCCTCATGGATGGCGCTGGCCCACTCCGCTTGGCGGGCCCGCAGGGGTCCAGGCTGACCAGGCGAGCTTCGGCGGCCAGACCGCTTTCGTACAGGCTTGGCTTCCGCGTACGCGCGTCTTTCTCCCTTGACCCACGATGCGTAGAGCAGGCACGGCTCAGATCCGGTGGTCCGGCCGGTTGGCAGACGGGTCCCCGAGGTTCCGGACGTCCACAAGAAACGGGGAGCGGTCCCCACTTTCTGTGCTACCGTCCTGCCTGTCAGGGAAACGGGGAGTAGTCCCCGTTTAAGATGCGGGGCGGGGGATCATGACAGCCACGGCTTTGGTGCTAGGTGGCGGGGGAGCGGTCGGGCTCGCCTGGACGGTCGGAATGCTGGCCGGGCTGGCCGAGGAGGGCCTCGACCTCTCCGCCGCCGACGTGACGATCGGGACCTCCGCCGGCTCCGTGATCGGTGCGCGGCTCACCTCCGGCGTGCGGGCCGAGGAGATGTACCGCGAAGAACTCGACGGAGCCCCGGAGCTCGACGTCACCGTCACCCTGCGCCAGACGGCCCGTTTCCTGTGGGCCGCACTCGGCTCGCGTGATCCGCGGCGTTCCGCCCAGCGCCTCGGGCGGGCCGCGCTGGCCTCCCGTACCGTCCCCGAGTCGGCCGTGCACGACGCGGTAGCAGTCCTCCTGGCGGGCATACGCGACTGGCCGTCAGCCGACCTTCGGCTGACGGCCGTCGACGCCCGCAGCGGGGACCTGGCGACGTTCGACTCCGCCTCGGGCGTCGCCCTCCCCGACGCCGTGGCGGCGAGCTGCGCGGTACCGGTGGTCTGGCCGCCCGTATCGGTGGCCGGCGGCCGATGGATGGACGGAGGCAGCCGCTCGACGGCCAACGTGCACCTCGCCCGCGGCGCTCGCCGCGTCATCGCCCTCACCCCGATTCCCGAAGCGGTCGGACCCCACCCGAGCGCCACCGCCCAGGGGGCCGAACTCGCCGCCGGCGGGGCGCTGGTGGCGGTCCTCACCCCCGACCGCGCCGCCCGCAGGGCCTTCGGCCGCAACATGCTCGACCAGACCCGCCGTACGGCCGCCGCCCGGGCGGGCCGTGCCCAGGCGGCCTCCTGCGCGGACACCGTCCGCGCGGTGTGGACCCCTTGACGCATCGGAGGCGTACGGAGCCGAACGGTGTCCGGCCCCCACGGGCCGCCGCCCACCCCATGAGTAACCACCCTCTGGTTCAAGGTCGGCGGCCGTCTCGGGGCGAAGCTCAAGGAAGCCGTCTGCTTGGGGGTCGTCAAGAACCTCGCCGACGAGGCCGACAGGCCGGGAGGCTACAAGCTCCACCTCATGGAGCGCGGCGGCACCCGGCGGCGGCTCGTGCAGGCCGAAGACGCCGGAACCCGGACCGATCTCCCGTCGCCCGCCTGACCCGGCTGCCCCGATCCGGATCCCGGTCCACGACGGGCTCCACAGCCGGCTCCACGGCGGATCTCCACGGATCTCCACGGATCCCGCCCCACCACCCCTCAGAACGGGAACCCTTCCCCGCTTCGCGTCTCACCGAGAACCAGAGGAACACCATGGCTGCCCCGACCCTCGATGAACTCACCCCCACCGGGGCAGGCTTCACCGCCGACCCGCACCCCGTCCACGCCGCACTGCGCGAGAAGGGCCGTGTGCACCGCGTCCACATCCCCGGGAGCGGTGACGTCTGGCTCGTCCTCGGCCGCGACGAGGTACGCGCCGCGCTCACGGACCCCCGCCTGCGCAACGACATACGGCACTCCGCGACGTGGGAGAGCGACGGGGGCAACGCCATCGGGCTGAACATGCTGCAGACCGACGCCCCCCAGCACACCCGCCTGCGTGCCCTGGTCGCACGCGAGTTCACCGCCGGTCGGATCGAGGCGATGCGGCCGCGCGTGCAGCAGATCGCCGACCGCCTCCTCGACGCCTTCCCGCCGGCCGGGACCGCCGATCTGGTCGCCGACTACGCGCTGCCGCTGCCGCTCACCGTCATCTGCGAGCTGCTCGGAGTCCCCGTCGAGGACCAGCGCCTCTTCCACACCTGGTCGACCGAGCTCGTCGCACCGTCCTCACCAGCCGCGGCGGGCGCCGCGGCGGGTGAGATGAGCGCGTACTTCGCCGCGCTCATCGCCGCCAAGGCCGGTGATCCCGGGCCGGACCTGATGAGCGCCCTCGTCGGGGCCTCCACGGCGCCGGACGGGCTCCGCGCCGAGGAACTGCTCGGCATGGCCTTCCTGCTGCTGGTCGCCGGGCACGAGACCACGGTCAACCTCATCTCGGGCGGTGTCCTGAACCTGCTGCGCCACCCCGACCAGCTCGCCGCGCTGCGGGCGGAGCCAGGCCTCCTCGACGGCGCCGTCGAGGAGATGCTCCGCCACGACGGGCCCGTCGCCGCGGCGGCCTTCCGGTTCGCCGCGGAACCCCTGGAGATCGCGGGGGTCCGGATCCCGGCCGGCGACAGCGTGATGCTCTCCTTGGTCGCAGCCTCCCGCGACCCCGAGCACTTCGCCGACCCCGATCGCTTCGACATCCGCCGCGCCGCCCGGGGACACCTCGCTTTCGGCCACGGCATCCACCACTGCCTGGGTGCGCCACTCGCCCGCGTCGAAGGCCGGATCGCCGTGGCGACCCTGCTGCGGCGGCTGCCGGACCTTGCCCTGGCCACCGAACCCGACTCCCTCGTACACCGGCCGAGCACCATGCTCAGGGGCGTCGTCGCCCTGCCGGTGCGCTGGTCGCGGCGGCTCCCCGCGTGACGCCGCCACCGATGGCGCTAGCATCCGTACCGGACCACGGTCCCCGGTGCCGGGGCGCCTGCGTGGGCACCGGCGAAGCGAGGAGTGGACAGTGACCCCGGGCACGGAACGGCCTGCGCCGCTACGGCGTGACGCGCTGCGCAACCGCGAGCTGCTGCTGGCCGCCGCACGCAAAGCCTTCGCCGCCCAGGGCCTGGACGCCCGCCTCGACGTGATCGCCCGCCAAGCCGGCGTCGGAAACGCCACCCTGTACCGGCACTTCCCCACCCGCGCCGCCCTGATCGACGCGGTGTTCCGCGACGCGCTCCAGGGCACGGTCGACGCCGGAGAAGAGGCCCGCGGCGCGGCCGATTCCTGGGCGGGGCTGGCCTCCTACCTGGAGACGGTCTTCACCGTGCTGGCAGCGGACCGGGGCGTCAACGACCTGATGACGACCCCGATCGAAGGGGTGACCTCCCTCGACGCCGTCCACGTCCACAACCACGAGACGATCTCCCTGCTCGTGGACCGTGCCCAGCGTGACGGCGCGATGCGCCCCGACGTCACCGTCGAGGACATGCTCCTGAGCCTGGCCACGCTCGGCCGCTCGGTCCCCTCCCTGGCGGCCGCAGGGCCGCCGCACGCCTGGCGCCGGCAACTGGTCCTGTTCCTGGACGGCTTGCGCGCCGGTACGCGCCCCCCGTCGGACCTGCCCGCACCGGGCCTCACCCCGGAACAACTGGCGGCGGTCCTCCTCGACCTGGGCCCCCACCGCCCGACCTGACCCGACCTGCCCCGTCCTGCTCCCAGCCGCGCTCCCCGCTGGGCGGTGATCATCACGGCTTGGTGGACGCCTTGAACCGGAAGCCGAAGAGCCCGCCGGTCTCGTGTTCGTCGGTGAGGCGGGGGCTGCGGATGTACGGTTCCGGTCGAATCCCCGCTGTGCAGCGACGCTGAGGCTGTCGGTGTTGATGGTGACGATGTACTGCATGCGTTCTTCCTCGGTCACTGTCGTGGCGAAGGACAGCGCTTTGGCGATCTGGCGCTCGTCGACGCCGTCGTAGAGGTGGCTGTCGTGGATGAGGAAGTCCGGGCCGCGTCCGTGGCGGTGGGCCAGGAAAGGTCGTTTTCGGCTTTCACGGCGACGAGGTATTCGTGCTGGCGCATCACGAACGTCGCGATGCCGGCCTTGCCGGCCTGCTCGAGGGCTTGCTGGAGGAGGCTGTACACCTTCTGGTGCTCCTGTCCCCTGGGCGCGAGGTAGTACGTCTTGTCGAAGAAGATCGGATCGACGTCCTCGAGATCCACGAACCCGGCGATGTCCAGCGCCTGCGAACGGCCGGGCGCGATCTCGTCGAGCTCCCACGGGTGGCTTTGTTGATCTCTAGGAACAGCGTTTGGCGACCGGTTCCGGAGGCAGTTGGTGATCACCTGACTCACGAATCTCGATGAGAAACGACGGCACTGTCGTGTCCACGAACGTGGGACGGCCAGCCGCTCGTCAGAGCGACTGGCCGTCGAAAGGGTGGCCGGAGCCGGGCTTGAACATCGTGCCGAGGTCGTACTGCGAAATCCCGAACGGCTGGAAATCGACATCGACAAGGACGCGGTAGAGGAACTCAGAGGTGGACATGTCGTACCGGTGCCATGGGCCGCCGTCATTGGACCGCGCGAGGACGGGGTAATCGCCCGGCTGCTCGGCGTCGATCAGCCAGAAGTACTCGTCGGCCCATTCGGTGGAGCCCCACTCAACCAGCCCCTTGCCGCCCGGGCGCGTAGATCGCATAGGGACCGGCGGCGGAGACGCTCCCAAGCTTGCTGTCCTGGTCGACCGACAGAGAGACCCGCCACTGTGTCAGGAAGTCGAACGAGACGCCCTCGTCGCGCCCCAGAAAGTAGACGGAATCGCTGAAAACGCCGCCGCCGAACGCCTCGTAGAGCTCCTTGTAGTCCGCCGGCAGAGGAACCCCCAGCTCGCCCTCGATCGCCGCCCAGTCGACGGAGATCCCGAGTGGCTCCCACTCGGTCAGTTCGATCACTCGCTGAACCCACATACAACAATCTTTTAGCACCGGTCTTCGTTTCGATGTCCCACCCCCTCGTCGCTCAGGTCAAGATCGGCAGCTATCGCGCCGAGCCGACCTTGGCGGGTTCCTCGGCCCGGGCTCGGGTGCTGGCGAGGCGGTAGGAGTCGGTGCCGGTCTCGATGATGGTGCCGTTGAAGGTGAGGCGGTCGACGATGGCCGCGCAGAGCCGGGGATCGGTGAAGGTCTTGGTCCAGCCGCCGAAGGACTCGTTGGAAGCGATGGCGACGCTGTTCTTCTCCTCGCGTTCCGTCAGGACCTGGAGGAGGAGTTCGGCGCCGCGGCGGTCCAGTTCCATGTAGCCGAGCTCGTCGATGCAGAGGAGGTCGACCCGGCCGTAGCGGGCGATGGTCTTGTTGAGCTGTTTCTCGTCGGCCGCTTCGACCAGCTCGTTCACGAGCTTCGTGGCGAGCGTGTAGCGGACGCGGTAGCCCTTCATGGCGGCTTCGGTACCCAGGGCGATGAGCATGTGGGACTTGCCGGTGCCGGAGCCTCCGATCAGGCAGAGCGGCTGGCTCTTCTTGATCCACTCGCAGCCGGCGAGGGTGTGGACGGTGGCGGCGTCGATGTTGGGGTTCGCGTCGAAGTCGAATGCCCGCAGGGATTTCTCCCGCGGAAAGCCGGCCGCTTTGATCCGTCGTTCCGAGCGGCGGCGGGACCGGTCGTCGCACTCGGTCATCAGCAGCTCGGCGAGGAAGCCGCGGTAGGTCATCTGGTCCTTCAACGCCCGGTCTGCGATGTCGGAGAACTCGTTGCGAATCGACGGCAGGCGTAGAGGCCGGCAGGCACTGTCGATGGCGGCGTCGGCGGCCTGCTCGGTCAACTCTCGCTGGCGGGGCAGGGTCACTGTGCTTCTCCCTCACGGCGGTGTTCGTCATCGCTGGTGCAGCGACGTCGGAGTAGTTGGTCGTCAGCGGCGCGCAGCAGGGCAGGGGTGCAGGTCGAGTCGGTGGCGGTGCGGAACAGGCGGCGGCCCCGGACAGCACAGGTGCTGTCCGGGGCCGCTGGGGGGCAGCGCTACGGGGGAGGGCCGTCGCCTGGGCGCCCGCTTCGGCGGTGAAGCCGACGGGGATCGAGTGCCCGGCCTGGGTCAGTGGCGGCTCCCGGCGGCGGTGCGGGGGGTGACGCCGAGGCTGATGGAGTAGAGGACGTCGGGGCTGTGAACGGGGGGGCAGGGCTACGGTCCGCAGCGGGAACTGGATAACTTTCGCGTCCTGTTCTTCTTCCTGCTCTGTTTCGAGGCCGCGCGCTGATCGATGCGGTACGGCCCGGGTGATGGAGCCAGGGCCAGTTCCTACTACCGTTCTTGCGGCTCCTGCGAGGAGGCCGCTGCTTGCGGATCCTCCTCATTCATAGGGAGTGGTCGCGGTCCGTGGTCGACGCGGTGGACGCGGAAGGCGTCCGCGCGGCGCTGCGCGGGCAGATGTCACGGGACGGTATTCGTGCAGGTGGCGCGCTGATATGAAGCCGAGAGATCGCAGCTTGGGCTCGGCTTCTCAGTGAGGCTCACTGGTGATGGCGAACGGTGCGTCAGTGGGCTGGGTGGGCTCGGTGGGTTTCGGGGGCGAGGGCGGTGCGGTCGGTGGTGAAGGTCGCCACCAGGGTCGGGTCGTTGAAGGACGTGATCCGGGCGATGCGGTCACCGAGCAGGGTCAGGACCTGGATGCCGTAGGGCTCATAGCGGCCGTCGCCCGCGCGGTGGTGGACGATGAGAGCGGGCTGGCCGTTGGCGTGGGTGGGGGTCATCCGCCAAAGGTTCGGGTGCAGGACGCGGGTGGAGAGGAAGCCGAGGACGGCCCGGTGGCCGGTGAACCAGGTCGGGGTCGGCGGCATCTCCAATGCGACGTCGGCCCGCAGCAGGTGCACCAGCGCGTCGGGGTCGGCGCGGGTGAAGGCGTCCACGTAGTCGTCGAGGAGAGTGCGCAGGGTCCCTTCGTCTGGCTCGGCCAGGTCGTCCGCGACCGGTCCGGCTTCGGCCAGCCGGGCCCTGGCACGGCGGAGCGCGCTGTCCACGGCCGCGGTGGTCGTGTCCAGGATCTTGGCCACCTCGGCCGTCCGGAACCCGAGCACGTCGCGCAGGGTCAGCACGGCCCGCTGGCGGGCGGACAGGTACTGGAGCGCGGCGACGAAGGCGAGGCGCACGCCCGTCCGCGTGGCGACGATCGCCGCCGGGTCGCCGGTGCCGAACAGGGCATCCGGCGCCGGCTGGAGCCACGGTACGGACGGCTCGCGCGGAGCCACCGCCATCCGGTGGTCGTCCGAGGGTGCGCCGAGGCCCGACGGCAGTGGGCGCCGGGCGCGGGTCTCCAGGGCCGTCAGGCAGGCCATGGTGGCGATCTTGTACAGCCACCGCCGCACCGAGGACCGGCCCTCGAAGCCGTCGAAGCCCCGCCACGCCCGCAGGTAGGTCTCCTGCACCAGGTCCTCGGCGTCATGGATCGAGCCTAGGATCCGGTAGCAGTGCGCGAGCAGCTCCGGCCGGAACGGGCCGGCCAGGGCGGTGAATTCGGCGTTCGACGGCATCGCGTGTCCTCCTCGGAGTGCGGCGGGGCCACTGTAGGCGGGCGGTGGGGCGATGGTGCGGCGGCTCAGCCGATCGGGATCAGACCGGCGCCGCCGAGCCGGTACTCCGGGCTGGTGTCCGGGTTTCCGGCGAGCTCCACGACGGCCTTGCCGACCTGCTCCAGGGTGAGGATGGGCT
The Streptomyces sp. NBC_01296 DNA segment above includes these coding regions:
- a CDS encoding transposase; translation: MKHNPAEFKADAVALYRSRPGATIRSVAGDLGVNTETLRNWIRAADGRCSGAHSSPPAAAKAGGDTVQAELAAALKRIRELEEERDILRKAARYFAGETRW
- a CDS encoding TetR/AcrR family transcriptional regulator, producing MTPGTERPAPLRRDALRNRELLLAAARKAFAAQGLDARLDVIARQAGVGNATLYRHFPTRAALIDAVFRDALQGTVDAGEEARGAADSWAGLASYLETVFTVLAADRGVNDLMTTPIEGVTSLDAVHVHNHETISLLVDRAQRDGAMRPDVTVEDMLLSLATLGRSVPSLAAAGPPHAWRRQLVLFLDGLRAGTRPPSDLPAPGLTPEQLAAVLLDLGPHRPT
- the istB gene encoding IS21-like element helper ATPase IstB; the protein is MTLPRQRELTEQAADAAIDSACRPLRLPSIRNEFSDIADRALKDQMTYRGFLAELLMTECDDRSRRRSERRIKAAGFPREKSLRAFDFDANPNIDAATVHTLAGCEWIKKSQPLCLIGGSGTGKSHMLIALGTEAAMKGYRVRYTLATKLVNELVEAADEKQLNKTIARYGRVDLLCIDELGYMELDRRGAELLLQVLTEREEKNSVAIASNESFGGWTKTFTDPRLCAAIVDRLTFNGTIIETGTDSYRLASTRARAEEPAKVGSAR
- a CDS encoding SMI1/KNR4 family protein, coding for MIELTEWEPLGISVDWAAIEGELGVPLPADYKELYEAFGGGVFSDSVYFLGRDEGVSFDFLTQWRVSLSVDQDSKLGSVSAAGPYAIYAPGRQGAG
- a CDS encoding RNA polymerase subunit sigma-70, with the translated sequence MPSNAEFTALAGPFRPELLAHCYRILGSIHDAEDLVQETYLRAWRGFDGFEGRSSVRRWLYKIATMACLTALETRARRPLPSGLGAPSDDHRMAVAPREPSVPWLQPAPDALFGTGDPAAIVATRTGVRLAFVAALQYLSARQRAVLTLRDVLGFRTAEVAKILDTTTAAVDSALRRARARLAEAGPVADDLAEPDEGTLRTLLDDYVDAFTRADPDALVHLLRADVALEMPPTPTWFTGHRAVLGFLSTRVLHPNLWRMTPTHANGQPALIVHHRAGDGRYEPYGIQVLTLLGDRIARITSFNDPTLVATFTTDRTALAPETHRAHPAH
- a CDS encoding class I SAM-dependent methyltransferase → MDSIPANRRLWNRISSAYQHEHDPQIGAAPRLWGMYSIPDAHLHALGDVTGKRVLELGCGAGQWSRALAAEGATVVGLDLSEAQLAAAARAMGAARYPLVQGAAEQLPFAADSFDLVFCDFGGLSWAPPHLAVPQAARVLCRGGRLVFNVTSPWFEACYDEAASRATTTLQQDYFGLNTIAEDDGATSYQLTYGDWVKVLRGAGLIIDDLIEPRPELGTPNGYNETDPPDWAHRWPAELLWVTHKP
- a CDS encoding cytochrome P450 family protein, with the protein product MAAPTLDELTPTGAGFTADPHPVHAALREKGRVHRVHIPGSGDVWLVLGRDEVRAALTDPRLRNDIRHSATWESDGGNAIGLNMLQTDAPQHTRLRALVAREFTAGRIEAMRPRVQQIADRLLDAFPPAGTADLVADYALPLPLTVICELLGVPVEDQRLFHTWSTELVAPSSPAAAGAAAGEMSAYFAALIAAKAGDPGPDLMSALVGASTAPDGLRAEELLGMAFLLLVAGHETTVNLISGGVLNLLRHPDQLAALRAEPGLLDGAVEEMLRHDGPVAAAAFRFAAEPLEIAGVRIPAGDSVMLSLVAASRDPEHFADPDRFDIRRAARGHLAFGHGIHHCLGAPLARVEGRIAVATLLRRLPDLALATEPDSLVHRPSTMLRGVVALPVRWSRRLPA
- a CDS encoding IS3 family transposase, encoding MNRCQFVQDHQRRFGVKRLCGILGISRSSFYYWRRTAAARAVRQIAEAKLAARIRTVHQECDGTYGAPRITAELRDKGERLNHKRVARIMRTIGVEGVRLRRRHRTTVPAAAKAPDLIGRDFTATQVTLSAG
- a CDS encoding patatin-like phospholipase family protein encodes the protein MTATALVLGGGGAVGLAWTVGMLAGLAEEGLDLSAADVTIGTSAGSVIGARLTSGVRAEEMYREELDGAPELDVTVTLRQTARFLWAALGSRDPRRSAQRLGRAALASRTVPESAVHDAVAVLLAGIRDWPSADLRLTAVDARSGDLATFDSASGVALPDAVAASCAVPVVWPPVSVAGGRWMDGGSRSTANVHLARGARRVIALTPIPEAVGPHPSATAQGAELAAGGALVAVLTPDRAARRAFGRNMLDQTRRTAAARAGRAQAASCADTVRAVWTP